attctgcacttgctcagcctattgttgaaccaatccttactgctgtccaggtggccgatgtacggcttcatgagccatgggagctaggtataggctgggtctcccaggatcactattggcatttcaacatcatcaGTAGTTATTTTGCAAtccggaaagaaagtccctgtttgcacctttctgaacagacctgtatTCTTACAGATGCgcgtgtcatgcacctttcctgaccatcccacaTTGAAGACTGTGAAATGCCCCCCGTGATCCACCAGcatttgcaacaccattgaaaagtatccctttcagtttatgtactctttggcaagttGGTCTGGTGCCAAGCTAGATGGCACACACATCactccaccacagttagggaatcccatcgcagaaaaaccatccactatgtcctgaaCATTGCCCAGAATCACTACTCTTCTTAGCAGAAGTTAATTAATGGCCCTAtacacttggatcacaacagctcCCACGGTGGATTtaccaactccaaactgattcccccCAGACTGGTAgaaatctggcattgcaagctttcaCACAGCGATCACCATTCACTTCTCCACTCTCAGAGTAGATCTCATTTTAGtgttcctgcgcttcagggctggggaaaactCTGCACAAgattcctggaaagtggccttccacattcaaaagttctgcagccactgctcgttaTCCCATAACTGCATAATGATATGATCCCACCAGGCAGTGCTTTTTTCCCGGGACCAGAAATGGCGCTCTGTGTTCAGCTGCTGCACGACTACCAGCAACCACTCGGAATTGTTTCGTtctatggcttgcagcagggctgcttgaagGACGTTACAATGTTCCACATGACGGCTCCTGTCTCAGCTCTGGAAATATTGCAGGATAAGGTGCGAGGTATTGTAATACTCACAACAAGAGCACCCAGCTGAGCGAGCTCCATGCTTCTCGGGCTATAGTGTACACATGGCTAAGCCAGCCttttgaaaaaaggcatgaaaaagtatgggttgtttgccattgatattagggaagggaggaaggaaacTGCATCACGGGAGGTCAAACtcatgttcccattcccccctgtGACAAtattttggtcccatgaggcattgaaAGCCCTTCCCAAACCCCCCTGTGGCtagttgcactgtgggatagctacccatggtgcactgctctctgcattgATGCAAGCACTGCCAGTGAGGACACACTTCACTGACATAATGAGCATGGTGTGGACACGCCCAACCGACTTAATTACTACAGTGGCTGGATGTCACCTTAAATTAAGTTggcttaactttgtagtgtagacatgcccaaagtcTGTGAAACTTTAGTACACCTCTAGTATCACTGAAGCACTCTAAACTAGGAGCCCCCTTTTGGTTACAATTTTATTCAAAGCTTAGTCACACAATACATAAAAGCTAAATTCAAACAAATCTAATCACTTATCAATTTTTGTTTATGCCTCCCTGATTGAAAATCTCCTGATGATGCTCATCCGGTGAAGAATCAAGACAGACTGGGTGTTGGAGGTCTCTTAGCCTCTTTCCCAAAGAACAGCAAATGTTTTTAAGTAGGATGAATAAGGATGTTCAAAAGTGTTGGGCAACATACATGCGGCCTCGTTTTACAAAATACATTTGTGCCTTTGGTTGCATTCTTAGGACGTCAAACTACTCCTAGCCTGCATTTGCCTGCATTTACCTCCAGTAGCAACAGTGTCAGGAACTCAATCAACTGATGGGATGACAAATCCTTTAGATCTGCTGAGCCGAATGAGCACAAATCACTTTCTTTGCcctaaacaagaaagaaaaacaacagtttatAATTTGCTTTTTCTAGCAGAGACATCTGTCTGCTTTTGGTTTTGGACACTTGCATTTAATTTCAAGCAACTTTAGCTAAAAATACATAGGGTCCAAGATATGagattacaaaaaacaaacaacccagaaAGGGGAAAGCCGTGGGGCTTCTTgagtggttttttgttttcacCATTTCATTTCCTATTAAAGATAATGTGATAAAGTTCAAGGTACGTTTAAGagattctcattaaaaaaaaaaaaatcagaagttgAGTACAATTGCAATGTGTACTTTTTCATAAAAAGAATCTTTGGCAAGAGGAGAATTAGGTTGAAGCAAATGCGCAATAGGGCCAAAACACACAAAATTGGCAAAAATAAGAATGCGTACAGGGCCCATTACTAATTTTGTGCACTTTTTAGCAAAACTAAAAGCAAGTTACTATGAATGATCAATGATTTGTTGTAATTTTCTTTGCTTAGTTTTACCAAGGAGAACATACTGCCTGCTTTATAAAGTAGGGGCAGTGTTAGTATGATGGTATAATCAGTAATGGAGACTTACTTCCATATCAGTGCCtctcaaaaaaatgttttgaaattgcaATCCTAAGGCATAGGGCTAACTCAGTTTGCAAATTATCTGCATACACTAGATAGTTAGCTGTGTAAGTACTTAGTTTACACGTACAATGCAGTTTCTCGTTTCAAGAAGTTGCAGCACCTCTACAGACTCTTTTGGAAAGTTTCGCCTATGAAATAATGCAAAAATCCATGGCAACTTTTCCCTCACCAGACACATACTTTCTTTGGCCAGTGAGGAGGACACGTGCCTTCTCTCATTATACAGAACTAGCAACTAGTTTGTCATAGTTAAAAGATTTGTAAGACCTCTGCAGAGTTCTTTAACAACTCACTTTAATCCATCTTTGGCTCAAGGCAACACAAGCATTTGATAGTGTCATATCAAGATAAAGATGAAAAACAAAGgattacattttagaaatgtgAATAATTCCACGTGCATTTCCATGTAGCACagactgtgtaaaaatggcaAGATGGCCTATAATTAGGCTTAGAAGGATCAGATTTTCATCAGTAAGTGTTGGTAAACATCGATTTCATCATACATACCACAAATCGATTGACAACAACTGAaatttatagataggcaaagaaagaaaaatgttgcttaagAACTTATTAGAGTCAAAACCCAGAGAATTAGAtttttgaattaggcttgttatAAATGGACTAGCAAATAAATAGTAAATCCAGgtatttgttgatttaaggatatttactttgtgcattttgaCATGTGcggttgacaatttgtgtttaacAGTTTATAAgcctttaactttttgaatctcaatgtctgttATTAAATAACTGCCTGATCCACTcaccccataatttcccacaactgtgaaaaaatataaaccgataaaaattgaaaaagctTAAAACTCAATTTCCAACAactgttaaaatgtaaaatagataatctaaaaacaaacatcaatattatctgttgacgttataaaaaataaaaatttaattctgCCAACCCTATCTATATCATAGGTGTGCACGTCCCATCGCAATTTGGAACACCTGCACAATGAGAGTCAGCACAGAAATGCATTTCCAGGCTCTCCTTTTTCACAGTAACTCCACTCTTCATGGTATTTGTGACTTGTATTGTGAATATAGCCCCGTACACTACTGATCGCAGGGGGATCAATATCTTGAAGTCAACCACAGAATGCAAACACATTCAGAAGCTGTACGCTCTCCAGCTGATTGGacagggtttatttatttatttatttatttattatcttgCAGAGATTTCCACTGGGGAAATCACGCtttgaaatttttccattttctgtgaCAATTtaccataaaaacaaaaacaaaacaaaaaaacaggtcaGGTTTCCCTCAACATTTCTCATTTTCGAAAAGTATCAGAATTCATAATTTTCcccacccagacacacacaactTCTACAAATCcttattttctgattttaaaaggtggaagatttctgaccagttctagtaaatgtttttcaaaatagtTACTTGATGTTTGGGAATAACGCAAGAATTTGGGGAACAAAGACAAGAGAATAGAGCATACTCACGTTGGTTTTACTGGTGGCATGCCAGGGGTGTGCATCCATGCATTCCAGTCAACTTTGTTGAGAACATCCACCTACAAACAACACAGATCCTTAATCAGTTTACCATCTAAGCATTAGAGGGGGGGAAAAGAGTTTGCAATTTGAAAGTTAGTTTAAATCTTTAGTTTTGGTTTGTAAGACCAGCTTGATCTAAAGTGCTGATTCCTATGTAGTTTACTTTTGaataactggtttcagagtagcagccgtgttagtctgtatccgcaaaaagaacaggagtacttgtggcaccttagagactaacaaatttattagagcataactgTATTTCGAACAAGTGCACCGTAACCCAAACCCATGTTTGTAAGATTTTATGCTACATCTTTACATATTTTCTATATAGGAATGAGGGAGAAGATGTATGGAAGCCAAACATCTTTAAGAGAGggagtaatattttatttatcaaccTATTTTACTCTGACCATATGGAGTATCTTCAGCTTCCTGAGCTATGCCACAAGTAGAATACATTCTGCCAGTTTCACACAATTGTAGGATCTCAATTAGCCTGAAGCACCATCCAACCTTATCCTTGAAGTAGGAATACAAGAACTTCTTCCAATCTTCAGTCACAGCACTCTTATAGGCAAACTGCTGAATATAAGCCTTCAAGAAGCCAATGAAGACatctaagttaaaaaaaatgtatcaatCAACAAAGCCAATGTTTGAAAGCAATataaaaatcctatttaaaatAGAACTATTAATGCACACCTGGTCCTCCAAGAAGCTGTTCAAGgtggaaaagcaaagcaaagccttTCTCATATGGAACAGAAGAATGTGCAACATCAGGGTCTACTTCATTCAGCTTAGGGATCAGGTTAGTGAAAGGGCTTGTGTCTCCAAGCGTATTTATCTGTAACAATATTATATACAAACTCACCCAGAAAGGCTCCACAATTTGCACTGGTTTGCAGCCATCTTATACAGTTATCGTCCATCCAAGACCAAGATTACTAGGCTCTAGCTAGTAGCTACTAGCTCTGCACATGGCTCTAGCTCATCCCCCTTGCTGAAGTCCCCAAATTAGTACACACTACTAGTccaacttagggctggtctatactacaaaggCTCAAAGCCCCCTAGTGAAGACTCAGCTTATATCAGTTAAAAAAAGAGTCCTTTTGCCAGTACAGCtaaaccacctccccaaacatCATATGCTAAACTATCTGCATCCACATGAAAGATTTTGCCTGCATAGCTGTGTTGTTAGTTGGGAGTGAAATATTAACATTcttaactgacatagctatgctggcgtTTTGATCATGCTCCCATGTTTTGTTTGTTCCCATTAGTGCCATTGATCCCATTAAAGGATGAGTTGCCATGGCAACAGCCTCTTTCCCCATACTGAAATCATAGACACagtttttttgttgcttttgtttttttaaagaataaataacCACCACCATAAGTTACCACTGGCAGGATGAACAACAAAACTATCCTAAAGGAGTGAGACATTTTTCTTGgcaggctttgggggaaggggaaaaatagacaattttttaaaagttaagccAGAGGCAAAACCTTTGAAAAGGCAACTACCATGACTGCTTAAATGAATTAGCAGTGTGATGGGCACGATAGCAAATGCATTGCAGTAGGAGTTTCAGCCCTTTGTACCTGAGCTCTCAAGTGGACACggttttgtgggaaattccacATTTCAGCTAAATCATGCTCCTTGTTCCACTACACTACCAACCTAAGGAATTATTATTCAAATAGGAGACCATTTCCCCCACAAAATACCTTTTAACACagggaaagatgcactgagattGGGGGGAGGGTCAGGAGTCCATGAGTTCTAGCCTCAGCTCTACCGACTGCTTCTATTTCTGTGCAAGTCACAGCCCTTATTACTGAGCAAGGCCTCACACCCAACCCCAGAGTAAAGTGAAGAATTTCCCCCTCccaatattttacaaataaagttAACACAGGTTGCAACAATCAacaaagctggaaatagaacccaagtctctaaTATGGAAGAGACAGACTACTCTGCTCAGCCACACTCGTTTCAGATAGATTGTCTGAAAGGTGCTTAGCTACCTCATTGCTAACCACTAGACTGAAATCTCCTCCTAGAGACAGAAACTGAGTATCAGGATTCCTGACCTTCAACACTCAGTTTGGTACAGTGTGGAACACCTAGGCTTTGTTGTGTATTTCAATTCTCTCTCAGACATTTCAATTGCTTATATCACACTCTGGAACGTCTGAAGCTTGAGAAGGGTGGCCTTGGCTATGGCTATCACAAAAAGGCAACTTTTAGCTGCTCACTGGTTCGCTAATTGCTTTGAAGGGTTTTTAAAGCATACACTCTTGCAGTATGTCCTGTACAATAAAGGTCTGCTGTTATTCACTAGGGAATGCAATATTCAGAAGTAGTTTGAGACGAAATTCAGCCTTTCAGAAGATCCTGCGATCCAAGATCCCTGAGACTTAGGGTCTTCAACTGTCTTaggcatttatgaaaatattactATTATCTGTAATTCAGCTGCATCATGTTTATATTGAGCAACATACCTTCATAGGTCCATAAACAAACCCAACAAAACAGAAATTCTCAGATACCAATGGAAAGGTTTTAAGAAGCATTACTATTATAGTTTTCTATTCCGTATTTCAGGGAAACGTGTTAAGAAAACTTGAATTTGACGAGTTACGTTAAAACATAAACATACAATAAACTTCTACCAAAACTAGTTTACCGTATTTTGCAATTCTCTCCAGCCTCCCAAAGCTTGGAAGTGCCTGAACGGTTCACCAAACAGCCGTCCACCAATTCTACGTTCCAAGTAAACAGTGTGTCCTTCCTTTAGCCTAGAGAATTATCAAGAATAATTCTTGATAACTCATGTGAGAAGGCAAAATATTTCCTCAGAACTTTTGTAGTGTAGAGAAGAGCCAATTTTTCTTAACGCACACACTATTACACCTACCAAGAATGCTCCCATGTTTTGTTTGTTACCAAGTTTCCTGTCCAGCTATGACAGATTTCATGAGCAATAACCTAAAAAATATAAAGCCACACCAGTAGTAGTTATCAAATCCCAACtggaaggaaagggaggaggagcagcagctggaaTCACAATGGGCTAacaattatattttcaaagcagattTCCATTAATTGTAGGGGTCAGTAAACCTCTGGATATTAGATTCACTCAGATGTGGCAATATCCCACACCACACAGCCTGTGAAAATGTGATTTTCAAATTGTGGTCTATGGACAACAGAGCCTTCGTTGGTGGGCAGCACTGATCTGGCTGGTCACATAGTGCCAGCTCTTCTTGTTTCTAACTGCTAAGTCACATTAAAAGACAACTACAAAcacattaaatactttcctaacaTTACTTTTCCAGATAAGTAACTGCTGTAGTGCAGGGATGTTATGGCATTACAAACGGGAGGAGATATGATCCATATGATCATGAATAGCATGGGAAAGCATAGGAGACACTAAAAACGTGATCCACATTGAAAATTTGGCATTACAATCCTTCATTTTAGGGACTATCTTCCTCtaccagaaaaaaataataattagattAAATGAATCCAGACTCCTCTCTCcagacaaatattaaaatataactaGGACAAGCACTGAAGTATAatttccacttttaaaaaattatgaacaATTTATTGCAACCAGTTTTAGTTGCTAGATACGAAAGGAACAGGTGACCAATAAATACCATGGACATAGGACCCTGAAAAATCCCACCGTTTTCTCCAGGATCCATTTAGTTACTTTTTTAACATGGCTTTACCAGTGGCTAGGCTATTCCCAACTCAAATAGTCTTTGTGggatttatttagaaaaaacggttacctaccttttcgtaactgttgttcttcgagatgtgttgttcacatccattccacattaggtgtgtgtgcgtggCGTGCACGAGCATCagaaagttttcccttagcagtacccgtcgggccggcggggcccccgcCTGAGTGGCGCCACTGCGCCATGCATATATACCCCCGCTGGCCtgaccccctccagttccttcttgccggcaactctgacagaggggtaggaggacGGGTGGTGGAATGGACGAAAAGGTAGgtaatcattttttcttcttcaagtgcttgttcacgtccattccacattaggtgaatCACAAGCTTACCTtcggaggagggtaggagtcatggAGCAATTGATCGGAGGACCGCCTCTCGGGCCTGTTGGTTGACCGCGTAGTGGGTCGTAAAGGTATGCACCGACAaccaggtggctgctctgcagatctcctggacCGGGACCTGTGCCTGGAAAGCCCCTGAAGCTGCTTGCGCCCTGGTCTAGTAGGCCGTGACTGCTGGGGCCGGAACACCTGCGAGGTCATAACACGCCTGAATGCAGTCTGTAATCCAGGAGGAGATTCGCTGCGCCAACACCAGGAGGCCTCTCATCCTTTCCGCCACGGCCATGAACAGCTGTGTGGATTTACAAAAGGGCTTGGTGCGCTCCAAGTAGAACGCCAACGCTTGGCGGACATCCAGGGAGTGCAGACTGCAGTGACTCGGGTCCGCATATGGTTTGGGAAAAAACATCGGCAGACAAATGCCCTGGCCTAGATGGAATTGTGAGATCATCTTTGGAAGGAACttgggtgtgggcggagctgcaccttgtctttatgaaatacacctctatcctgatataacgctgtcctcgggagccaaaaaatcttagcgcgttataggtgaaaccgcgttatactgaacttgctttgatctgccggagtgtgcagccccaccctccggagcactgctttaccgcgttctatccgaattcgtgttatatcgggtcgcgttatatcggggtagaggtgtactgtataTGGTGGCTCCGAGGCGAGTGCCCTCAGCTcagatacccttctggccgaggtaatggccaccaggaatgccaccttccaggaaaggtggaggagggagTAGGTAGCAAGGGGCTCGAAGGGGGCCCCATGACCTTAGAAAGGACTACGTTGAgatttgtgaaagtgaaatgaattatattaaagaaatagaatgaattaaagaatgctgtatgtacctttaagtagaaatgagaaatgctgcaagccaggggggcaggaaagcagacattaactgcttaacttgccacttaagggcNNNNNNNNNNNNNNNNNNNNNNNNNNNNNNNNNNNNNNNNNNNNNNNNNNNNNNNNNNNNNNNNNNNNNNNNNNNNNNNNNNNNNNNNNNNNNNNNNNNNcctgaagaagtgggctgtagtccacgaaagcttatgctctaataaatttgttagtctctaaggtgccacaaatactcctgttcattttgcggatacagactaacacggctgctactctgaagcatTGGAAAGAGTGGCTCAGTAAGGCTTTATCCACAGAAAACTATAATGATTTAGTGCAGCTCCCTCCCAAGGAAGCGCTTTCAGTTTGAGTGCCTTCTATGAAATTAATTCAAAAGTTTCTAACTAGGACTTGAAttgatgatcaggaacagtcaacatgtattcaccaagggcaagtcatgcctgaccaaccaaattgccttctatgatgagataactggctctgtggacatgggaaagtggtggatgtgatataccttgacttcagaaaatttttgatacggtctcccacagtattcttggcaggaagttaaagacgtatggattggatgaatggattataaggtggctagaaatctggctagatgaTCAGGCTCatcgggtagtgatcaacggctcgatggcTAGTTGgaagccggtatcaagcagagtgcccctaGACTTcatccactgcaacttgagaccattactccttgttctgtcatctgtcaccactgagaacagccgagctccatcctctttggaacccctcttccagtagttgaaggctgctatcagacaccccctgagccagccaggtaaaatcaatggggctactcatgtgcttaaatccctAACTGATTAAAGGCCCATATCAGGACTGTTTACATAAAATACAGTGAGCCAACAGAACACAggacaattaatttttttatttaaattgttctttCAGCATTTTGAagtgtttcaaaaatatttttttaagccaGCTATGAAGCTGCCACAAAGCCTGAAAGTTTAGTGCTGAAATTTCAGCTTGAAATATTGTGACTaacttttttgtcaaaaaactgaATTTTGACAATCAGCTCCAGCTGTTACTATATGTAACTGTTGTATGTACTGTAACTCATGTCATACTCTAACTCATGTTAACAAAACCATCAAAAAATCAGGGgtggaaagagaaacaaaattgtTTGGATACTAAAGTAATTTAGGGCACACAAGTAAAA
The DNA window shown above is from Trachemys scripta elegans isolate TJP31775 chromosome 1, CAS_Tse_1.0, whole genome shotgun sequence and carries:
- the LOC117878743 gene encoding leukotriene A-4 hydrolase-like, with the protein product MTSQVFRPQQSRPTRPGRKQLQGLSRHRSRSRRSAEQPPGCRCIPLRPTTRSTNRPERRSSDQLLHDSYPPPKVIAHEICHSWTGNLVTNKTWEHSWLKEGHTVYLERRIGGRLFGEPFRHFQALGGWRELQNTINTLGDTSPFTNLIPKLNEVDPDVAHSSVPYEKGFALLFHLEQLLGGPDVFIGFLKAYIQQFAYKSAVTEDWKKFLYSYFKDKVDVLNKVDWNAWMHTPGMPPVKPTAKKVICAHSAQQI